Genomic segment of Candoia aspera isolate rCanAsp1 chromosome 2, rCanAsp1.hap2, whole genome shotgun sequence:
aatgtgCTTAATTCAGTTACTGTTACACTAGAGTAGTTGGAACATGGGATAGGAACTAGGAGATTATCTAACGGCTTCTCAGAAATGAGTTTTGAGGAGAAACTTAAATAATCTTTGATCTGATTAGCATGATTGCTGCAGATGTTTTGAATGAATATGGAGAATGAACAAGGGGATGACATCTTGGGAGAAAGTTGAGACGTTCAGCTTAAATACGTTGAGTTTGACAACCTTTTTTTGACTTTCCATGTTTACTAACTCAGCTAAATGGATAATTCAATAAACAACACACAATCAATTGATGCAGTATAAAACCATGGCCTGGTGTGAACTGAGAAGTATTTTGGATACTTCTGAGGTGTTTtggcccttgttatctctcactTGAGACAGTAAGTCTTTTTCTGCTGTTATCCTGGTCTGTTTCCATGTGTTTCTATAACTAATAAGTTCATTTCTTTGTTCCCCGGTAGCAATATTGCCCAAGTCAGAAAGGATTCAGAAATGCTTCTCCTGAATTTGGCAGATTTACTGCAGGGATGACAGCTGGAGTAGCCTGTTATGGGTCACTGGACtaggggagaaagagaagaaccccacccccaccccctcttAACACTCTTCTCACCTTAATGGTTATAGGGCACAGACCACAGAACTGACCTGGACACCCCACTCTAGGTTTTGGGATATGAATCTCACCAGTATTTCTGGGTGGGATGGAAGCAGGTGAAAAAATGAATGGGGGAGTTCCGGCCACCAATCAACATCTAGTTGGGTTTCCAAGATCGGGTCTGGCTCTACTCTGGCGCCCGCGCGCTCTTCTGGAGCGCGGCTGAGGTCTGCCCTTTGGCAGTTTGTGGTGCAAAGGGccgcagcatctctccccccaccgcCCGTCTGTCAATAGACTGGGCGACTCCGGAGCCCGCCCTCTCGCGTGGGCTCCCCAGAGTTCCCCGGAAGGTAGAGCTGCGCCCCGAAAGGgggcgtctctctctctctctctgtctctcagtgCAGCTTCTGCTTGGTTCCTGCTCTCGCCGTGCCGGAGGCGGGATCATGGTACCGAAGAGTGGGGCGTCTCTGTCCCCGGGCGCGCTCTGCCTGGCCGCTGCGCTCAGTGGGCTACTCAGCTTCGGCCTCTTGGCTGCGGCCATCGGCACCGACTACTGGTACTTGATCCACGTGGACGTGGCTAGGCGCAATGGCAGCGCTTGGGATGGCGAGGAACTGAGTTCCCACTCCGGGCTCTGGCGACTCTGCGAAGGTAAGGAGGGCTGGGATAGCCTTGCTTGCTCCTCGCCTGCCCTGCCGCAGCCCCATGCCACCTCCTTGGCGCTGGGCTCCGTGGCCACTTGATCCCAACGCTCCGTGGCGCTTCCCTCgagacggcggcggcggcggctttcaGCCGAGGCGGCGGGGAACCGCACCCGCCTAGCCGCTGCAGGCGCCGTCCCTACCTAAGGCTGAGCGCTTGACGCGAGTGAGTAGCGGTTCAGGACGGTGAACTCAGCTCGCCCTCCATTCTGGCCGTCCCCCCTCAGGACATTTCTGCTTCCTCAGCTGTTTCCCCCTGCTTTTGTCCCCGCCCCGAAATTAGCTCTCACCTGCCACCAGTTGATATAGGCAGGTTCGACGAAAAACGCGCAGCTCTGTTTGGGGGCTCCCAACCCACTGGTGGCTTTCCCTCTCGCTCGTTAATGCCACCTAATTCCCGAGATTCTTGTATCCCAGGGCCTTTCTCATACATGTAGGAGCTGGGGTCTGCAAGCTCTAGAAATGCTGGCGTAGGAGAACAGGAGCCCCGAGTGGGGGAGAAGGCTGATCCGCTGGGCAAAGGAGCGGAGCCCTGGAGAAAACGTGCCGGCGGCGGCTGCCGCCGCCTGCCTCTTTAGCTCAGAAGAATGCACCACATTTTTCATGACGGAAGCGCAAGCCTTAGGGGTTGGGAAGGCTGCTTGATATCTCACTCTGATCCTAGCATGACTTTTAGTATCTCTCACTGTCAACTGGTCTTCCACTGAAATGGCGCGTATGTGCTGAATCCCAGGCGTCTGCAGGCATTTGCACTGGGCTGTGAAATAGAGACTTTTTCCCTTCGAGCTTTGCCCCTTTTGTTACAATTGACTGTAGCACTGAGACCTCTTCTTCCAAGTACAGGGATGGGTATTGTTGTGATCGCCTCATTTCTCAATATGACATAATCTGGAAAAAATAGAACTTTTACAGCAGCAGAGATGGGTCAAGTATGCACAGTTGCCTACTTGCATAGCTAGGAGAAAAGGGCGGGGCCAGTGCCCCCCCTCCCATTCCCCATCACTAGAGATTTGCAGCAGGCCACACAGATTCTCTTCCCTGCCCAGGTGTCATACATCCCAGTTCTTCCCATTTGTTCTTCCTCCATGTCACATCAGAATCATGCAACTGGGTATGAAATGAGGGAAGAGTGCCCTTGCTATGATATTATCACAGGAAGAAAGGAGAGCACAGTAGGCTACTTAAAGGGGGCTCCATTTGCCCTctctaacttttaaaaaagctttaattGTTAAGAAGGAGCCAAGCTGGTGATCTTCACAAAAAAGCACCTCTAAGTGCTATCACTCAGCATGAATAGTGGCTGCATCTGCTGCTGTTCAGCTAGTTCTAGCTTGTGGGTCTCTGAAGTTGCTGCTGGACTACAGCGTACCTGTTGCTGAGTTTGTGCCACTCAGCATTCCAGCGCTGTGAACACCATTGCTAGCTGACTGTTCTTTTTCTTACTTAACTGCTTCCCTAGGACAAAATGCCTGCATGCCCCTGATTGACCCCTTTGGTGCAGAGAGTTGGCTGGTCCCAGCAACACTCCAACATCTTATCTGTGAGTAGAGAACTTTATGTTGTTTTGGCATCCTCGACAGTGGTGGAAAATTTTATAGTTCCTAttttgaaattcacattgtccTCTGTAAAAAGACTAAGTTCAGAAGGTGGGATGGTGCCTTTTGTAAAACTGATTATTACTAGAAGTGGGCACTGTTTCTGTTTTTGGGGATGGGCATAATGGGATTATTTGTTCTTTAAGGGAAAAAATGACAGAGCTGTTAAAGAATGAGTGATGTTTCTGGCAGAAAGATTAGTATACTTCAGCCAATTAAAATATGGATATCACCTTATCCAACTTCCAGGATTTTGCTTTCCTCTTTTTATatgccactgtttttttttcccttgccagacATGCATCGGGCGTTCATGGTCTTGCTGCCACTCAGCCTCATCTTGATTATTTTTGGCTGGATCTGTGGGATCATTGGCTCCTTGGCCCAGATTTCCTGGCTTCTGCTCTTCACAGGCTGCTATTTTCTGTTGGGTGGTGAGTGATACTATGTCTAGAAAGATTTTGAAGAAAGCAGGGTTTTATTTCTTGAGGATGAGCCAGGCAAAGCAAGTCTGAAGATGTCAGAGGAAGCTTCCTGAGTGGCGACCAGGTCATTGTAGTTATAGAGATAGCATTTCTTCCCTGTGAACTGCTGTCCTATcaactctttctctcttttctcataGATAGTAAGAGGAGGTCTCCAGTGCTCAGATTAGCAGTAGGACAGCCTAACCAGGAACTTTTGCAGACTCAGACTATCTTCCCCTTTGGCATAAAGAGCCTCCTGTGTTAATGTTGGCTAACATACTTGCAATCCTTCCTCTCCCTTAACCAGAATCAAAACATGGTATAAAAGTTTGTATCTGCTCCCTATTTTTCATTTCCTCAGTTCAAGACTCTTTGCAAGTTTGATTCTGGTTAACATTTTTTATATTGGTTTTCTATCTTTAATATAGTTTACATGCAGATtcaattcttaatgtttcttaacACTCCTCGCTCATATCACTCTCTTGACATAACTCTCTTTGATCAGTGGTGGGTGTCCTACAGTCCTACTGTAGCCCCTATTTGTACCCTATGGAGGCCCTTCTAAAATTGAGCAGTGCAAACCTGAGGTGGGAAACACACGAAAACTCTAGTGTAACTCCTAAAACAGACGTTATGCACTTTAAAAGCTAAGCAGCCCTAATCTCTGCAAAAAAcgggaaaagaaatgcaaaactcTGGCTCATCATGTCCAAGCTCAGTTTGCATCATGGTTACACTCACTTCAGCTCTTGCCCTCACCAAAAATGTGAATGGCATCTTCATTAACAAGTGTGCGGTCAGATTTTGGGTATACTCCAAGAAACCATAAGCTTTTATAAAAGCAACAGCTTGCAGGATTTTAAAGACATAAATATTGTTATGTGTACAGTCAAGTTATTCCAGATCTCACAGCATCTCTGCACTATGAGCATGCCTGCTACTTCTTGTTGGATTTGCCATTTCAAATCGCGGTACATGCTTTGTTTATTATCAAATATTCAACTGCATCATCGCAGATCCAAATAGCAGCTCTTTATGATTACACAGGGCCAATTGTATTTTTAACAATTAATTGAGATTCACAGCAGACTTGGACATAAGTTATTTGTGAGGCGTAGTAACCACTCTCATAGTAACCAGCTCATGTTGCCTGTAAATGAAAtgatgggatgctgtgacaaccACATTCACTATAATAAAAACTAGAAATAATTAATGTATTCTGAAGCCAATAGGACACACAACTGAAGCACAGTTGGTAGCTAGATTTATCCAGGTCTGGTCTGGACAGAATCCCCAAGCATTCCTCTGGCAGGGACCACTCTTCTGTGAGACTTGTTCTTTTGTTACATGAGGAATGAATGGAGGGTTGGTAGGTTGCTCTTGGATACTTACAGCAAGTTGCTAAATAGGCAAGATCTCTGGGAAACTATTTTAGGAAGGCGTGACATCTAAGCATTTGCTTTACTAGAACAGATCAAAGGTCCATCTACCTCAGGGTCCTGTTCCCAAATGCTTCTAGAAACTTTCAAGCAAACAAGGGGATGGTAGCTCTGCCTCTTTGCTTGATCATCAGCTTTGGATCTGGATTGCTCCATTTAGCTATCATCGATACAAACAGAATGACTATTTCAAAAGTGTATTTGTTGCTCAGACTGCTGCTCTGATTATCTTGTCTCCACTTTTCTTCCCATTCAGCACTGCTGACACTGTCAGGGACAAGCACCTATATCTGCTACTCCAAAGCAGCATTCACTGAGACTGTTCGTATGTTTGACCAGCAGCGTTTTGACCATGTCCATATTACCTTTGGCTGGTCCCTGGCACTTGCCTGGCTCTCTTTTGCCACAGAGGGGTTGGCTGGCATCCTGCTTCTTCTGGCTGCTCAGGGACTCCGTCTGAAGCCGGATGCATGTTCAGCAGGCATTTAATCCTGGGAGAAGGTGGGAAAAGGAATGATGCAGTGCCAGGGCTGTGAAATAATTCTGCCCTGCAATATTGCTTTCCTTAACCTTTCTTATAGGAAATGTTGATGCTCACTCCCTGCTCTGGTATAAATACAACACACTCAGTGGAGTTACAGGGCCAGGACTGTACCTACGAAGTAGAAGAGTCCCTTGTGAATGTGAGAAGCTAGGTGTAGCACAAATGGTGACTCCTATTAAAAAGGTGTCATGGTTTCGATTCTGCTTGTTGTTTTCATGAACATTGGGAAGGAACAGTGTTCCTTTATTGAATTCTTGATATGCAAACTGTGTTAAGgcatgcaagctaggatctgtTGCACCTTCAAGAACTATGACAAAACTGGCTACTTTGCCTTGATTGTTTAATGCATTCCTTATTTCTCCTTATCTTCAAAGCATGACTTAATTTTTGCCTTCTGATTAATCCAGGATCTctttaaataaagcaagcaaatgTAACATCTGGCTGCTAGCTTCTTATTCTCTCCCTGAAGCATCTGGATAATGTGGTTTCCTGAGTTCATGTGCCACAAGTATAAGGTAGTTATCTGTGCTGTGGAAATTGGATTCTCCAGAACCACAGAATAACTCATCCAGCAGATATAATTAGTTTTGAGTACCCTGGAGAAGCAGTTCTCTGGTACATCTCTCATCCTGCCCTAAAAATGCAtcaaggtattaaaaaaaaaagaatgtacagTGGTGTCCCTTTCTGTGCAGGAGGCAAAAATTATTCTTAATCAAGAATCGACTTTGGCTCTTGGTGCAAAGCACTTTGGAGAAAATTGTAGCTACAGGCCTTCAGACCTGCATCTACAAACTAGCTGTTTTTTTCATCCTGCTGAGACAGGACTGGCCACTTGCAGTCTGCTACTCTCCTATTGTTTACACATGGGGTCTTAGTGAACTTAATGGTTTTAGTGTGAGGATGACACAGCAAAAGAATGAAATGATGGCGTACAAATTGGACCAATTTCCATCTTAGCCTTTGGAGTCTTCTGGGAGTGGAGGATGGGAATCAAATTTCCCTAAACATACCATGTCTTAAATTAAGGTCTGTTTCAGTTTTGCAGCTATGGGGTAGTCAAGGAGAGTTTTAATGGCAAGGGATGAGATGCCCATGCTGGAATTTTAATCTGCTAAATACTTCTCTTTTTAAGGGTAAGACCGACTTGTGCTAGCCAAGCTGAGAATGTTTTGATGTAGTCTAGATTGGTGTGCCAAGCATCAACTTCACTTCTAGTGTACAGATTGACCTGTCCCCCCAAATGTGTAATTTAAGCTCTGCCATTTTGATATCCTGGCGACTTATAGTGCCAGATAGTATCTAGGTAAAGCTGACCCCATGGGATGAGCTGGATGTTAATAAGTTGGCCCAGGACAGCAACACCCTCCTCATGTAACTTGGCAGGGGTCAGTCAGGGTGCTCATGCTGCCCCATGGCAATACTGGTTTCCACTGTTACTGGACTGAGGAACATAACAGAGAATCATGGGTGCAGATAGCTGCAAAAGAATTCTGAGGTCAGAAAGCTGGGGAATTATGAGCACGATCCCTCATCCAAAGCACATTCATTTTCAATCACATGAAAACTGTGCCTATTAGGAGGAAGAGACTGAGTAGTTGCTGCAGAAGGCTCCAACTTGCAGAAACAGATTTGAAAGAGAATCCCAGCCTGCACCAGCAGGAAAAAATGGACACTCTGGATTAGCTCAAGATAGTTAATTAAAGAACTCTCTTGCTGTTTCTTCTCCTCACAGAAGTGGTACATTGAGCAAGCTATCAGGTACTTTTCAGTGTTTCACCCACATGGCTTAATCCAACAAGTAGAGCTGCTCTCAGAACTGCTGTCTTTCTCCTCCAAGGAGCTTCCTCATCTGCCATAATTCAGTGATGAGTTTCCTTGTCTCTAGCCAGAAGTCTACTGCCTGGAATACCCACTCTTTGTGGaacaaaaggggaaagaaatggACATGTGCCACATGTGAAGGTGCTGGAGAATGAAAGCCCAGCCCCTCTGAATCCAGTTAGGGGCACTGTTTAGAACGCCGAGACTGTTCTGTCCAAGCATAACACCAAGTTTAGCTGCATATCCAAGTAGTAATCACAGCATTTCCACTGTTGTTAGGTACAGGAGACATCATGGGAGTGAGAGGGGTTTTGGGCAAGATGTTACTATAAtcttttcacggcaagaatattaGTTTGGAAGAAACAGGATGGGGGTACACAGCAAGATATTGCCGTAGGTCATATTGCCGCTactcaaaatgtatttatttatttattattcaaatttctattaccgcccatcctCCCCCAAAGATGGCCCCCAAAATGACCCAATTTACCCACTTATCTAGAAAATAAGATGATTTTTCAGAAAAATGCAGTTGGTCTAAGGATGGTTGGCTGGCTCTTAACAGTCATCTCTTGCAGTTACTGAAAGGAGTCAACTCCTGTGTCCCTCCCCTCCTCCATCTGAACAAAGTACTTCTCAAGGCAGAGGGTCTCAAGGTGCGGGTGGCACTTGTTTCTGTGGATCTGCTGGATTTTCTATTCCAATTCATCAAGAATCATGATCACAACAGAGGAGTCTGAATGGACTCCAACTTCCTATTCCAGAATAAAGTGGGTATGAAATAAGGCAGAGCTATTGTACCAGTTCCACTCAATTATCTCTTAACACAAGAATTTTAATATGAATGCTATTCTAATTAAATTATAGAGAGTTGTGGGCAAATGCTCTGTGCATGCCTCCACATTCTGAAACATCCTTTGTTCAGAACAAAATCCAAAGTCTGCAGGGATCTCCCATCctattaatacttggatgggagatccctgcagactagactggaaagttgaaaaaaaacaaaacaatccagaAAAAGTCAATGATAAATCATTTTTGTAACATTGTCAAGAAAACAGTATGGAACATGTCCATGCCATCACCAAGAATTAATCATGACTTGAGAGAGACCCCTGGCAAGTTCCGTCATAATATTTCATATACAACAGAAATCAGATCTTAGGAGCCTAAAGAATAGGGCTTCTTGGCCAGTGAAGGAGCTCCAGCTGATAGGCCAGGTGGAGCCCAAACACCGCATCTTTGTAGTAAAAGGGGTTAAAAGCTAACTGCAGCATGGGGAGCTGGgtgtgtatatctgtgtgtatTTGAGAGAATGTCTGGTGAGGTGTCTGACTCCGATTTACATGGTGTCTTACTCCaacttgctttttgttttggcTCTTTTTGCTTTGCATATGGTTTCCTGGTACATTAGGAACAATACAATCAATTTGGCAGGAAAAAATCCCATCCCTTTCTTGTATTTACACTAAATGTGAACATTGGCAAGGAAATAGATATTCCCCATCTCTTCCATATTTCTTCTGGCACAATGCTTCCAGCCTATTTAAGAGTCCTTGTGCTAACACCATGGTAGGACTACTGGATGGTGccaatcttcatcttcctccttcTGCATTGCAAGAAGGCCTACCTGTGAGAATACTATCTTGGATTCCATGCAGGGGATATAGAGGCAGTTGGGTACTTTgaggaaaggggagaaaagaTACAGTTATCTAGTTTAGATATTGCCAATGCTTTCAGGCCTCAAGTGTCTTGCACAATCACAGGTGATGGTCCAGTGCTCCTCCAGATTACTAAAATCCTTTGCCATTTTGgcaatttttaactttttattatttGGGAAGGAAGGGTGTGGCTTCTATTCCAACTGGCTGTATGGGTAACTTGACCACCTTTCCATGGACATTCAggataagcagaaaaaaaatactattctttagaacagcctttctcaaccttctgaccctggaagaatccttgaaatattcttcaggcctcggggaacccctgcacattcaggctcaaatataggccagaagttacaaaattattatattcatttcctgtgtaggcccatatacatgcattaacagtgttcttaaactaaagaatgaagcatacctctttaatgtgaagttgcctgaatttgaaataattttttaaataaattgtgatcttccaaggaacccctagtgacctctcgcggaaccctggggttcccaggaaccctggctgagaaaccctgctttagaaggTCTTACAGTTTACTGGATTATGTTTGCAATTAAGCTATGTTATTTCATTTTAGAATGTAGAATATTAGTCCATACTCTAATGTTCCTAtccaaagagaagaaaatgagggTGGTAATAATGGCCACTAGAGGGAAACCAATGACCAggtttttctgcctttctttaaGTATCTCATTAAAGTTTGTGTACAGCATTTGCAAACTAGGTATCTAAATCTTCTTGCAGAACTGTAACATCACAAAGCGTTGGTAACTATGAGCAGCATTTATCATAACTCACCCAAGATTGCCTTCTGATATAGCTTGAGTTCCTTGTTCATTTCTTTCAGGTGCAATCTCAGGACTGTGTTTCAGCCCTGACATTGCCACAGTAACAATTGCAATACCAAGATCCTCAAACTGATTTGCAGATTTTCCTGAATTATTCTAGTGGGCCACTCAATTAGTCTCTTTTGCTGAACTAAATCCAGGGCAGAAACAGAAATGGCTATTAGTCTTGCATGGGTCCAACTTGCTATAGGGAAAAGATGGTTTTCTCATGTTAGTTTTAAATAAGTTCCTAATTTTAATACAAAACTCCTGTGGactgaaatatatatacagtTGCTCTAAATTTTCTCCTACAGTAGTAACACTTTAGCATGGACACCcatgaccaaaaagaaaaaagaaaaaggtaagttCAGATGCATTTTTAGTGTCCTCTATGAAAACATCTTCCTGTATTAGTCAGCCTTTAATGCCAATGCCCACCTCAACTTGAAACAAGTCTGTGCACTGCAGAATTTCTTCCAGCAACATTTATCTGTGCCTGTTGCCTGTGATAGCGTCACATGAAGTTGGGAAGAGAACAATTGTGAAGTGACAGATTATATGGGCGGGATGGGTTGTATAGGAAAACACAAAGATAAAGgttcagagaaaaatattttaataaagatcAGTTGTATATTTGAACAAAGGTTAAAATTCCATCTATTTAAAAATTATCTAAGTATTGCACTGGTGGATTGTACTTTATTCCCTTAAACAAGTTTCAGTGATAAGGCATATAGTCTGAATGCTGCTGTTTGGATGATGTTTTCTAGAGGCATCCACTGGTAGAACTAGTCTTCCATACTTACAGGGAAGGCAGTGTCCTACTATCAATAACAACAGAAGTATCAACATGCACATCCTGCCTTCCTAAAAAGGCTCATGGTGGCTCTTCCATATCCTTCTAGTTGCCATGTGGTCCTTGGGCACATGCCAGCTCTCTCATGCTCAGTGATTTTACCTGTACCCTCTGCCATAGAGATGAGCAGAATCAGTACAGGCAGAACTGTAAACACATTCAGAATAGGCTTGTGATACGAATTCTGCCAGGGGATGCCTCTTCTGCCTGCGTAGGGTCATCACCCACCTCTGCCTGAGCCACAGAGTGACTCCTGTCTTGGCTAGGCAGAGCCACCCCA
This window contains:
- the TMEM235 gene encoding transmembrane protein 235, producing the protein MVPKSGASLSPGALCLAAALSGLLSFGLLAAAIGTDYWYLIHVDVARRNGSAWDGEELSSHSGLWRLCEGQNACMPLIDPFGAESWLVPATLQHLIYMHRAFMVLLPLSLILIIFGWICGIIGSLAQISWLLLFTGCYFLLGALLTLSGTSTYICYSKAAFTETVRMFDQQRFDHVHITFGWSLALAWLSFATEGLAGILLLLAAQGLRLKPDACSAGI